A genomic segment from Treponema sp. Marseille-Q3903 encodes:
- a CDS encoding Crp/Fnr family transcriptional regulator: protein MPKAMQYTKGSIIYFENDKDDRIFIMQTGTVLLSSNDIETGQPVSEQVKSGEFFGVKSALGHFGREETATALVTTVAVALTVQEFEVLFSNNKALIMKMLRVFSNQLRQIHKKTESILNNVAEDQESGMLAVAKSFYNDEQYRSACDIYVKFLKRYPNTSKKEEVSKLYADAKLRCDKLAIHNRGVTESPEDDSNNSSLKIFSLPAFERFAKTYEPNEVIISEYEPGDSFYLIQSGRVQLVKCVNGSKKNLDILKPGEFFGEMAILDNSPRSATCVAVGSVKCLEFNKENFELLITGNPQMALLLLKLFCKRIYDQKRRFRILVVKDLQARIADVFLLLAEMNPISDEAVKQRRFNVTIADISHWAGLSVEVCRDEISKFIEKRKIEVYDSYVIVNNINDLRRLYDTRTSVGNS from the coding sequence ATGCCAAAAGCAATGCAATATACAAAAGGGTCTATCATCTATTTTGAAAACGACAAAGATGACCGCATTTTTATCATGCAGACAGGAACGGTTCTTCTTTCCTCTAATGATATTGAAACCGGACAGCCTGTATCCGAACAGGTTAAGAGTGGGGAATTTTTTGGTGTCAAGTCAGCTTTGGGTCATTTCGGTCGTGAAGAAACTGCTACAGCGCTTGTCACTACTGTCGCTGTCGCTCTGACAGTTCAGGAATTTGAAGTTCTTTTTAGCAATAATAAAGCTTTGATAATGAAGATGCTCCGTGTTTTTTCTAATCAGCTTCGTCAAATTCACAAAAAAACAGAATCCATATTAAATAATGTTGCCGAAGATCAGGAATCAGGCATGCTCGCTGTTGCAAAGAGTTTTTACAATGATGAACAGTATCGTTCTGCTTGCGATATTTACGTCAAGTTTTTAAAACGATATCCGAACACTTCGAAAAAAGAAGAGGTAAGTAAACTTTATGCTGATGCGAAACTCAGATGTGATAAACTTGCAATTCATAATCGTGGTGTAACAGAAAGCCCTGAAGATGACAGCAATAATTCTTCGCTTAAAATATTTTCACTTCCAGCATTTGAACGTTTCGCGAAAACTTACGAACCGAACGAAGTTATAATTTCGGAGTATGAACCGGGAGATAGTTTTTATTTGATCCAAAGCGGTCGTGTTCAGCTTGTAAAATGTGTAAACGGCTCAAAGAAAAATCTCGATATCCTCAAACCCGGAGAATTTTTTGGCGAGATGGCAATTCTCGACAATTCTCCGCGTTCTGCGACATGTGTGGCTGTTGGCTCTGTAAAATGCCTTGAATTCAATAAGGAAAATTTTGAGCTTTTGATAACAGGAAACCCTCAGATGGCTTTGCTTTTGCTTAAGCTGTTCTGCAAACGCATTTATGACCAAAAACGGCGATTTAGAATTCTTGTTGTCAAAGATTTGCAGGCGCGCATCGCAGATGTGTTCTTGTTGCTTGCCGAAATGAATCCGATTTCAGACGAAGCTGTAAAACAGCGCCGTTTCAATGTTACAATCGCCGACATTTCGCACTGGGCAGGGCTTAGCGTGGAAGTCTGCCGCGATGAAATCAGCAAATTCATCGAAAAGCGAAAAATTGAAGTTTATGATAGCTACGTGATTGTAAACAATATCAACGATTTAAGGCGTCTTTATGACACTCGCACAAGCGTTGGAAACAGTTAA
- a CDS encoding PHP domain-containing protein, protein MIDLHVHTTASDGQYTPTEIIEKAKEKKLKAIAITDHDTVAGLEEGQIAADRCGITFIRGVELNINATKGEFHLLGLGLKAISPSFQLILENLIKNRDIRNRQIISKMNGDGVDISIEDLYHDFPNTVIGRPHFAAELVKRNIVKTRQQAFDRFLAKGRAWYCERIGSNLDEAIVAITESGGVPVIAHPMSLYLSWGKLPEMIEKIHEQGIAGLEAYHPGARVSECERLEGLGRKLGMFITAGSDFHGEKVRADRKLGHTCGGRKIDDKYYFEELLPNIKKATQQ, encoded by the coding sequence ATGATAGATTTACATGTACATACAACCGCATCAGACGGACAATATACACCGACAGAGATAATTGAAAAAGCAAAAGAAAAAAAACTAAAAGCAATTGCAATCACCGACCATGATACAGTAGCTGGGCTCGAAGAAGGACAAATTGCAGCAGACAGATGCGGAATTACATTTATACGCGGAGTTGAATTAAACATAAATGCGACAAAAGGAGAATTTCACCTTCTTGGATTAGGATTAAAAGCAATTTCGCCCTCTTTTCAATTGATTTTAGAAAACCTAATAAAAAACAGGGACATAAGAAACAGACAGATAATCTCAAAGATGAACGGCGATGGAGTCGACATCAGCATTGAAGATCTTTATCACGATTTTCCAAACACTGTAATCGGTCGCCCTCATTTTGCAGCAGAGCTTGTAAAACGCAATATTGTAAAGACAAGGCAACAAGCGTTTGACAGATTTTTAGCAAAAGGAAGAGCGTGGTATTGCGAACGTATCGGCTCAAATCTTGATGAAGCGATTGTAGCAATCACTGAATCGGGAGGAGTGCCTGTAATTGCTCACCCGATGTCGCTTTATCTTTCTTGGGGAAAATTGCCTGAGATGATTGAAAAAATACATGAACAAGGAATTGCAGGTCTTGAAGCATATCATCCGGGAGCGAGAGTTTCCGAATGTGAACGCCTTGAAGGATTAGGTCGCAAACTCGGGATGTTTATCACTGCCGGCAGCGATTTCCACGGTGAAAAAGTCAGAGCAGACCGAAAATTGGGACACACTTGCGGAGGTCGAAAAATTGATGACAAATATTATTTTGAAGAGCTTTTGCCAAATATAAAAAAGGCTACACAACAGTAA
- a CDS encoding ABC transporter ATP-binding protein, which yields MPEIVLKNLTKRWGKFYGTDNLNLTIHDASFVTLLGPSGCGKTTTLRMIAGLETPTSGQITIGGETVFDSEKGINIPANKRKVGFLFQNYALWPNMTVYQNIAFGLKNIKEEKPIYAHEMQSIDSLIKILSKPEELVSIFTEHKAAKDKKESALKTLVRLIDKYEISQFTAKKLLDYSFETHISDDASHLKNAVEKVIKELKAKKEGLTASYKAKGFTLDNECALCKDGKRITKMRGLTAEEIDLIVRQVSRIVKIGMFMDRYPNELSGGQQQRVAIARTLAPKPQVIFMDEPLSNLDAKLRLEMRSELQRLHLDMGSTFIYITHDQLEAMTLSSKICLMDNGIIHQYETPLAMYEKPANLFAADFLGNPSINFVEALGAQKSNNFNLKVFDGRVSLKFVPSEKMDYQTWVKDTEAKIEQEKRDEAERTKQNEKLNKMMPFNYIIQKTAGDTSAEEEEDEVNAVEADFVMGLRPEFIKIKEDGKLKGSIYSSMPTGMETTVKIDINGYLLTGVVFGNINFKIGQEIHFDIETEKAMLFSKANQRFVALGRIEVV from the coding sequence ATGCCGGAAATCGTATTAAAGAATCTGACAAAAAGATGGGGAAAGTTTTACGGAACCGACAACCTCAATTTGACTATACATGACGCATCGTTTGTAACACTGCTTGGACCTTCGGGCTGCGGAAAAACGACGACTCTTAGAATGATTGCCGGACTTGAAACTCCGACAAGCGGACAAATTACAATCGGCGGAGAAACTGTTTTTGACAGCGAAAAAGGAATAAATATCCCTGCCAACAAACGAAAAGTAGGTTTTTTGTTCCAGAATTACGCACTCTGGCCGAACATGACTGTTTATCAGAATATTGCATTCGGATTAAAGAACATAAAAGAGGAAAAACCGATTTACGCACACGAGATGCAGTCTATAGATTCTCTGATAAAGATTCTTTCGAAACCTGAAGAATTGGTTTCTATCTTTACGGAACACAAGGCTGCAAAAGATAAAAAAGAAAGCGCTCTTAAAACCCTTGTTCGCCTGATTGATAAGTATGAAATCTCTCAGTTTACTGCTAAAAAATTGCTCGATTATTCTTTTGAAACGCACATTTCAGATGATGCAAGTCATCTAAAAAATGCAGTCGAAAAAGTTATAAAAGAGCTAAAAGCAAAAAAAGAAGGATTGACGGCTTCGTATAAGGCAAAAGGCTTTACGCTTGATAACGAATGTGCGCTCTGCAAAGATGGAAAACGTATAACAAAGATGAGAGGATTGACTGCAGAAGAGATTGATTTGATTGTTCGCCAAGTTTCTCGCATTGTAAAAATCGGAATGTTTATGGACAGATATCCAAATGAACTTTCAGGTGGACAGCAGCAGCGCGTTGCTATTGCACGTACTCTTGCGCCAAAACCTCAAGTTATCTTCATGGATGAGCCGCTTTCAAACCTCGATGCAAAGCTCCGCCTCGAGATGCGCAGTGAACTTCAGCGTCTACACCTCGATATGGGTTCAACTTTTATCTACATCACGCACGATCAGCTTGAAGCTATGACTCTTTCGTCAAAAATCTGTTTGATGGATAACGGTATTATTCACCAGTATGAAACTCCTCTTGCCATGTATGAAAAACCTGCAAATCTTTTTGCAGCTGACTTCTTAGGAAACCCATCGATAAACTTTGTTGAAGCACTCGGTGCTCAAAAATCAAATAACTTTAACTTAAAAGTTTTTGACGGACGCGTTTCATTGAAATTTGTTCCAAGTGAAAAGATGGATTACCAGACTTGGGTTAAAGATACGGAAGCCAAAATAGAGCAGGAAAAGCGAGATGAAGCTGAGCGCACAAAGCAAAATGAAAAGCTCAACAAGATGATGCCGTTTAATTACATCATTCAAAAAACAGCAGGTGACACAAGCGCTGAAGAAGAGGAAGATGAAGTGAACGCCGTTGAAGCCGATTTTGTTATGGGATTGCGTCCTGAATTCATCAAAATTAAAGAAGATGGAAAATTGAAAGGTTCTATTTATAGTTCCATGCCGACAGGAATGGAGACGACTGTAAAAATCGATATAAATGGATATCTTTTGACAGGCGTCGTATTCGGCAACATCAACTTTAAAATCGGGCAAGAAATCCACTTTGACATTGAAACAGAAAAGGCTATGCTTTTTTCAAAGGCAAACCAGCGTTTTGTTGCTCTCGGACGGATTGAAGTAGTTTAA
- a CDS encoding iron ABC transporter permease encodes MEKVNKTKIFFNKIRDLLQKPQNVILLIFGILLSFSTIAPVVTILADTISVHSGTIDQHLSGKASGFTLVNWIDLFTSSLAQKNLWHPLANSMILAVFSCAGAIIVGGIFAFLITRTNMKYKRYLSAIFIFPYIMPQWTLALVWRNMFRNTQAVGGADGLLASLFHIYMPAWWIEGMFPSIIVLALHYSAFAYILIGGIFKNMDSNLEEAATILNTKKSKIFFRITLPLLTPAILSTILLVFGSSMGSYPVPHYLKLTTLSTKYVDLKVNYAGEASIIGVLMMIFGVLILLANQVSTKSRKSYTTVTGKSGQVSKVNLGRVGKYIIPIVLIVLTFFTSIYPIISFAFETFLPNPGDYSFFTTGNVANLTTKWWMHRGTTDVGLYGQHGMLFNTGIWNSFKGTIIVAVFCSLLAGTIGLLIGYAVSKNRRNRFANYVNDIAFLPYLLPSIAVGIAFFIFGSLFGLYDTFLLAIIAATVKYIPFASRSSLNSMMQISGEIEESALIAGTPWYKRMIRIIIPIQKSAIISGFLLPFMTCIRELPLFMLLVNQDRLMTTKMDYYDEMGLFAFSSGMNLIIIVFILLLNFSVNKLTNSGIDKGLGGK; translated from the coding sequence GTGGAAAAAGTCAATAAAACTAAAATCTTCTTTAACAAAATCAGAGACTTGCTGCAAAAACCTCAGAACGTAATTCTGTTAATTTTCGGCATTCTCCTTTCGTTTTCGACGATTGCACCTGTCGTAACGATTCTTGCTGATACCATTTCTGTTCATTCAGGAACGATAGACCAGCATTTGTCAGGCAAAGCGTCTGGATTTACGCTTGTAAACTGGATTGATTTATTTACGAGCTCACTTGCGCAAAAAAACTTATGGCATCCGCTTGCAAATAGTATGATTCTTGCCGTTTTTTCATGTGCCGGAGCGATAATTGTCGGTGGTATTTTCGCCTTTCTAATTACGCGCACAAATATGAAATATAAAAGATATTTGAGTGCAATCTTTATTTTCCCTTATATCATGCCGCAGTGGACTCTTGCGCTTGTGTGGCGAAACATGTTTAGAAATACGCAAGCTGTAGGTGGAGCGGACGGACTTTTAGCATCTCTGTTCCATATTTATATGCCGGCTTGGTGGATTGAGGGGATGTTCCCGTCAATCATAGTGTTGGCTCTCCATTATTCTGCGTTTGCGTATATTCTCATCGGCGGTATTTTTAAAAATATGGATTCAAACTTGGAAGAAGCCGCAACCATTTTGAACACAAAAAAATCTAAGATATTTTTTAGAATCACGTTGCCATTGCTCACCCCTGCAATTCTTTCAACAATTTTGCTTGTATTCGGAAGTTCAATGGGAAGTTATCCTGTTCCTCACTATCTCAAGCTGACAACGTTATCTACAAAATACGTTGATTTGAAAGTCAATTATGCGGGAGAGGCGAGTATCATCGGTGTTTTGATGATGATTTTCGGCGTTCTCATTCTTCTTGCAAATCAGGTGAGCACAAAATCTCGAAAAAGTTACACGACTGTTACCGGAAAGAGCGGACAAGTAAGTAAAGTGAATCTGGGACGAGTCGGAAAATATATCATTCCAATCGTGCTGATTGTTCTTACATTCTTTACAAGTATTTACCCAATCATTTCGTTTGCATTTGAAACGTTCTTGCCAAACCCTGGAGACTACAGTTTCTTTACGACCGGCAATGTTGCAAATCTTACAACAAAATGGTGGATGCACCGAGGAACTACAGATGTAGGGTTGTACGGACAGCACGGTATGTTGTTCAACACAGGAATCTGGAACAGTTTTAAAGGAACTATAATTGTCGCTGTATTCTGTTCTCTTCTGGCTGGAACGATTGGGCTTTTGATCGGTTATGCAGTCAGCAAAAACCGCCGAAATCGCTTTGCAAACTATGTAAACGACATCGCATTTTTGCCATATCTCTTGCCGTCAATCGCTGTCGGTATCGCGTTTTTTATCTTCGGGTCTCTGTTCGGACTGTACGACACTTTCTTGCTTGCTATAATCGCAGCTACTGTAAAATACATTCCGTTTGCATCTCGCAGCTCTCTAAACTCGATGATGCAGATAAGCGGCGAAATTGAAGAATCGGCTTTGATTGCAGGAACTCCGTGGTACAAGCGAATGATACGAATCATAATTCCGATTCAGAAGTCTGCGATAATCAGCGGATTTTTGCTGCCGTTTATGACATGTATCCGCGAGTTGCCGCTCTTTATGCTTTTAGTGAATCAGGATCGCCTTATGACGACAAAAATGGATTATTACGACGAAATGGGATTGTTTGCTTTTTCGAGCGGTATGAACTTAATCATCATCGTGTTCATATTGCTTTTGAATTTCAGCGTAAACAAATTGACCAATTCTGGAATCGATAAGGGATTAGGAGGAAAATAG
- the ybaK gene encoding Cys-tRNA(Pro) deacylase yields MKKTNAMRILDGLKILYETAEYDDDGEHVLEKGAACRMAEKLDVNPETVFKTIVMRTEAKEICVFCQSAVNEINLKKARQAAGVKEIAPVKPEDLLGLTGYVRGGCTPIGMKKKFRTFIDKSVMECEKVCISGGQRGIQIKIKPEDLVKATDAVLCDLIL; encoded by the coding sequence ATGAAAAAGACAAATGCAATGCGTATTTTAGACGGCTTAAAGATTTTATACGAAACTGCAGAATACGATGATGATGGTGAACATGTCCTTGAAAAAGGGGCTGCATGCCGCATGGCTGAAAAACTCGACGTTAACCCTGAAACAGTTTTTAAAACTATTGTAATGCGCACTGAAGCTAAAGAAATCTGTGTTTTTTGCCAAAGTGCAGTCAATGAAATCAATTTGAAAAAAGCGCGTCAGGCAGCGGGCGTAAAAGAGATTGCTCCTGTAAAACCGGAAGATCTTTTAGGATTGACAGGTTACGTTCGCGGAGGCTGCACTCCAATCGGGATGAAAAAGAAATTCAGAACCTTTATAGACAAATCTGTGATGGAATGCGAAAAAGTTTGCATAAGCGGTGGGCAGCGTGGAATTCAGATAAAAATAAAGCCCGAAGACTTAGTGAAAGCTACCGACGCAGTTTTGTGCGATTTGATACTCTAA